The proteins below are encoded in one region of Ornithinimicrobium avium:
- a CDS encoding tRNA pseudouridine synthase A, which produces MRIRIDLAYDGTDFSGWARQPGLRSVEQTLAEGLGTVLRTPPPKLTVGGRTDAGVHARGSVCHLEVDPRVWRALPGRSARPSGEALVSRLRGVLPGDVVVRAATAVPGTFDARFSALRRRYTYRVCDRPHLLDPLRRHDTVVWRRPLDVALMDEAGGTLLGLRDFAAFCRRRDGATTVRTLLAHGWWRDDTGVLVGTVEADAFCHSMVRALVGSVVAVGEGRRPVGWPLEVLRAGRRDPAVQVMPAHGLCLEEICYPEGEEALAIRDRESRAVRSLNDPQVGQEGDAPTG; this is translated from the coding sequence GTGCGGATCAGGATCGACCTCGCCTACGACGGCACCGACTTCTCCGGCTGGGCGCGCCAGCCCGGGCTGCGGAGCGTGGAGCAGACCCTCGCCGAGGGGCTGGGCACCGTCCTGCGCACCCCGCCCCCAAAGCTCACCGTCGGCGGGCGTACCGACGCCGGGGTACACGCCCGTGGCTCGGTGTGTCACCTCGAGGTCGACCCCCGGGTATGGCGTGCGCTGCCGGGACGTTCCGCCCGCCCCTCCGGTGAGGCGCTCGTCAGCAGGCTGCGCGGGGTGCTGCCCGGCGACGTGGTGGTGCGGGCGGCCACAGCGGTGCCTGGCACCTTCGACGCGCGGTTCTCGGCGCTGCGTCGGCGGTACACCTACCGGGTCTGCGACCGGCCACACCTGCTGGACCCGCTGCGGCGGCACGACACCGTGGTCTGGCGCCGTCCGCTCGACGTCGCCCTCATGGACGAGGCCGGGGGCACGCTCCTCGGGCTGCGCGACTTCGCGGCGTTCTGCCGCCGGCGCGACGGCGCCACCACCGTGCGGACGCTGCTCGCCCACGGTTGGTGGCGTGACGACACGGGCGTGCTGGTCGGCACGGTGGAGGCCGACGCCTTCTGCCACTCCATGGTGCGGGCGCTCGTCGGCTCGGTCGTGGCGGTCGGTGAGGGCCGTCGGCCTGTCGGCTGGCCGCTGGAGGTGCTGCGGGCCGGTCGACGCGACCCGGCGGTCCAGGTCATGCCGGCGCACGGACTGTGCCTGGAGGAGATCTGCTATCCGGAGGGGGAGGAGGCGCTCGCGATCCGGGACCGGGAGAGCCGGGCCGTCCGTTCCCTGAACGACCCGCAGGTCGGGCAGGAAGGAGACGCTCCTACCGGCTAG
- a CDS encoding zinc-binding dehydrogenase, with amino-acid sequence MLAAYAETVSADDPLSGLVVGERPQPEQRDGWTVLPVVAAGLNHHDLWSLRGVGLPQERLPMILGCDAVVRHPEHGEVVVLPVVTGTPGWADDITLDPRRSLLSELHQGTLAERVAVPDGHWAPRPDHLSAVEAAALSTTWLTAYRMLFRNAAVRPGDTVLVQGAGGGVATALVQLGAAAGLNVWVTSRDEGKAERALGLGAQQAFATGERLPARVDAVLESVGAATWSHSVNALRPGGTIVICGATSGDAPERAELTKIFFKQLRVVGSTMGTLAELRQLCSFVTATALRPVLDRTYPLDRTAEALAQLESGHVVGKIGIEVA; translated from the coding sequence ATGCTCGCCGCCTACGCCGAGACCGTCTCCGCCGACGACCCGCTCTCGGGGCTGGTGGTGGGCGAGCGGCCCCAGCCCGAGCAGCGCGACGGTTGGACCGTCCTGCCCGTCGTGGCCGCCGGCCTCAACCACCACGACCTGTGGTCCTTGCGCGGCGTCGGCCTGCCGCAGGAGCGGCTGCCGATGATCCTCGGCTGTGACGCGGTCGTGCGCCACCCTGAGCACGGCGAGGTGGTGGTGCTACCGGTCGTGACCGGCACCCCCGGCTGGGCCGACGACATCACCCTCGACCCACGCCGCTCGTTGCTCTCCGAGCTGCACCAGGGCACCCTGGCCGAGCGGGTGGCGGTGCCGGACGGGCACTGGGCCCCGCGGCCTGATCACCTCAGCGCCGTCGAGGCGGCCGCGCTGTCGACCACCTGGTTGACGGCATACCGGATGCTCTTCCGCAACGCGGCGGTCCGCCCCGGCGACACCGTCCTCGTGCAGGGGGCCGGCGGTGGTGTGGCGACCGCCCTGGTGCAGCTCGGCGCGGCGGCCGGGCTGAACGTGTGGGTGACGAGCAGGGACGAGGGCAAGGCGGAGCGGGCCCTCGGCCTGGGCGCTCAGCAGGCCTTCGCCACGGGGGAGCGGCTGCCGGCCCGGGTCGACGCGGTCCTGGAGAGCGTGGGAGCGGCGACCTGGTCGCACTCCGTCAACGCGCTGCGCCCCGGCGGGACGATCGTCATCTGCGGGGCGACCTCCGGCGACGCCCCCGAGCGTGCCGAGCTGACCAAGATCTTCTTCAAGCAGCTGCGCGTCGTCGGCTCGACGATGGGCACGCTGGCCGAGCTGCGGCAGCTGTGCAGCTTCGTCACCGCCACCGCCCTGCGGCCCGTCCTCGACCGCACCTACCCGCTGGACCGGACCGCCGAGGCTCTGGCGCAGCTGGAGAGCGGCCACGTCGTCGGCAAGATCGGCATCGAGGTGGCGTGA